In Deltaproteobacteria bacterium, the following are encoded in one genomic region:
- a CDS encoding shikimate kinase, giving the protein MSPIDEKASFLKGLGARVRQLRRRQGVTLKELAGASGVSERYLSSLEGGKGNISVGRLADVARALRVSVRELIPEPGEAGGRQIVSLLGLRGAGKSSVGQALADRMGVPFRELDALVEAEAGLSLAEIFEFHGEDYYRRLEYDALDRFLREGGSAVIATGGGIVTAPEAYALLLRETTTVWLQARPEDHWHRVVDQGDERPMADNPHAMAELRTLLDQRTPLYARAQLTIPTQERSVDEVVAKVEAQLD; this is encoded by the coding sequence ATGTCGCCGATCGATGAGAAGGCCTCGTTTCTGAAGGGCCTGGGCGCCCGGGTCCGCCAGCTGCGCCGCCGCCAGGGGGTGACCCTGAAGGAGCTCGCGGGCGCCAGCGGGGTCAGCGAGCGCTACCTCTCCAGCCTCGAGGGCGGGAAGGGGAACATCTCGGTCGGGCGCCTGGCCGACGTCGCGCGGGCCCTGCGGGTGAGCGTGCGGGAGCTGATCCCCGAGCCGGGCGAGGCCGGGGGCCGGCAGATCGTCTCCCTCCTCGGGCTGCGCGGCGCGGGCAAGAGCAGCGTGGGGCAGGCGCTGGCCGACCGGATGGGCGTCCCCTTCCGGGAGCTCGACGCGCTGGTCGAGGCCGAGGCGGGCCTCTCCCTGGCGGAGATCTTCGAGTTCCACGGCGAGGACTACTACCGGCGCCTCGAGTACGACGCCCTCGATCGCTTCCTGCGGGAGGGCGGCAGCGCCGTGATCGCCACCGGCGGCGGGATCGTCACCGCCCCCGAGGCCTACGCCCTGCTCCTGCGCGAGACCACGACGGTCTGGCTGCAGGCGCGACCGGAGGATCACTGGCACCGGGTCGTGGATCAGGGCGACGAGCGGCCGATGGCCGACAACCCCCACGCCATGGCCGAGCTGCGCACCCTCCTCGATCAGCGCACGCCCCTCTACGCGCGGGCGCAGCTGACCATCCCCACCCAGGAGCGCTCGGTGGACGAGGTCGTCGCGAAGGTCGAGGCCCAGCTCGACTGA
- the boxC gene encoding 2,3-epoxybenzoyl-CoA dihydrolase — protein sequence MSELTVPDVVFETHPDAYAHWRLSIEGNVATLAMAVQEDRPIREGYALKLNSYDLGVDIELADALERLRFEHPEVKVVVITSVLERMFCAGANIRMLGASTHGWKVNFCKFTNETRLYLEDASEHSGLKSLAALNGIAAGGGYELALACDEIALVDDGSSVVSLPEVPLLGVLPGTGGLTRVTDKRKVRRDLADVFCSNADGVKGQRAVDWGLVDHTFPRSRWDESIAAEAERLAATSDRPGEGEGIALTPLKPAVEAGSLKYRFVELQLDHDARVATLRLSGPDAAPPADGEALRALGSESWVLRFWRELDDALLRLRTNTPEVGTLVIHTRGDAEAVLLWDAFLAAEAPKHWAAREVLQKVKRVLKRLDVTSRSILTLVEPESCYAGSFAELVLAADRSYMLDDPEAPTSLRLGVLNGGALPMGNGLTRLASRFLATPEAPARLLEVGTFDAGAALEAGLCTFAPDEIDWEDEVRLAIEERASMSPDALTGMEANLRFAGAETMETKIFGRLTAWQNWIFQRPNAVGEKGALTLYGAGERPSFDFKRV from the coding sequence ATGAGCGAGCTCACGGTCCCCGACGTCGTCTTCGAGACCCACCCCGACGCCTACGCCCACTGGAGGCTCTCCATCGAGGGCAACGTCGCCACCCTGGCGATGGCCGTCCAGGAGGACCGCCCGATCCGCGAGGGCTACGCGCTCAAGCTCAACTCCTACGACCTCGGGGTCGACATCGAGCTGGCCGACGCCCTCGAGCGGCTGCGCTTCGAGCACCCCGAGGTGAAGGTCGTGGTGATCACCAGCGTGCTCGAGCGGATGTTCTGCGCCGGCGCCAACATCCGGATGCTCGGGGCGAGCACCCACGGCTGGAAGGTGAACTTCTGCAAGTTCACCAACGAGACCCGCCTCTACCTCGAGGACGCCTCCGAGCACTCGGGCCTCAAGTCCCTCGCGGCGCTCAACGGGATCGCCGCCGGCGGCGGCTACGAGCTGGCCCTGGCCTGCGACGAGATCGCCCTGGTCGACGACGGCTCCAGCGTGGTCTCGCTCCCCGAGGTGCCGCTGCTGGGCGTGCTGCCGGGCACCGGCGGCCTCACCCGGGTCACCGACAAGCGCAAGGTCCGCCGGGATCTCGCCGACGTCTTCTGCTCCAACGCCGACGGCGTGAAGGGCCAGCGGGCCGTGGACTGGGGCCTGGTCGATCACACCTTCCCCCGCTCGAGGTGGGACGAGTCGATCGCGGCCGAGGCCGAGCGCCTCGCGGCGACCTCCGACCGACCCGGCGAGGGCGAGGGCATCGCGCTGACGCCGCTGAAGCCCGCGGTCGAGGCCGGCTCGTTGAAGTACCGCTTCGTCGAGCTGCAGCTCGATCACGACGCGCGGGTGGCCACCCTGCGCCTCTCGGGCCCCGACGCGGCCCCGCCGGCGGACGGCGAGGCGCTGCGCGCGCTGGGCTCCGAGAGCTGGGTGCTGCGCTTCTGGCGCGAGCTGGACGACGCCCTCCTGCGCCTGCGTACCAACACCCCCGAGGTGGGGACCCTGGTGATCCACACCCGCGGTGACGCCGAGGCGGTGCTCCTCTGGGACGCCTTCCTGGCGGCCGAGGCGCCGAAGCACTGGGCGGCCCGCGAGGTGCTGCAGAAGGTGAAGCGGGTGCTCAAGCGCCTCGACGTCACCTCCCGCTCGATCCTCACCCTGGTCGAGCCGGAGAGCTGCTACGCCGGCTCCTTCGCCGAGCTCGTCCTCGCCGCCGACCGCAGCTACATGCTCGACGATCCCGAGGCGCCCACCTCCTTGCGCCTCGGCGTCCTCAACGGCGGCGCCCTGCCCATGGGCAACGGCCTGACCCGCCTCGCCTCGCGCTTCCTGGCGACCCCCGAGGCGCCCGCGCGCCTGCTGGAGGTGGGCACCTTCGACGCCGGGGCGGCCCTCGAGGCGGGCCTCTGCACCTTCGCCCCGGACGAGATCGACTGGGAGGACGAGGTGCGCCTGGCCATCGAGGAGCGGGCCTCCATGTCGCCCGACGCCCTGACCGGGATGGAGGCGAACCTGCGCTTCGCAGGCGCCGAGACCATGGAGACCAAGATCTTCGGGCGGCTCACCGCCTGGCAGAACTGGATCTTCCAGCGGCCGAACGCCGTGGGAGAGAAGGGCGCCCTGACCCTCTACGGGGCCGGCGAGCGCCCGTCCTTCGACTTCAAGCGGGTCTGA
- the boxB gene encoding benzoyl-CoA 2,3-epoxidase subunit BoxB yields MSKVDLEAKIPNNVDLGGDRRLQRALEKWQPRFLDWWSDMGPEGFQAHDVYLRTAIDVGAEGWAHFDHVKMPDYRWGIFLSDPEKDRTIPVGDDFGKPVWQEVPGEHRNALRRLIVTQGDTEPASVEQQRLLGQRCPSLYDLRNLFQVNVEEGRHLWAMVYLLHTYFGRDGREEAEALLDRRSGDADRPRILGAFNEPITDWLDFFMFTMFTDRDGKYQLLCLAESAFDPLSRTCRFMLTEEAHHMFVGDTGIGRVVRRAIEIMKEHKTEDVRAHGGIDLPTIQKHLNFWFTRSVDLFGGEVSTNAANYFAAGLKGRAHEKNYDDHVALAGFRAMDVLQGGELVSEETALRLCMNEYVRDGYIEDCQKGVDRWNKILEKEGMDFRFALPDRRFNREIGVYAGFHFTPEGERIDAETWAARRSEWLPTAEDKAYISGLQEKAVLEPGKMAAWIAPPSKGINGQAEDFEYVRA; encoded by the coding sequence ATGAGCAAGGTCGATCTCGAGGCGAAGATTCCGAACAACGTGGACCTGGGCGGTGACCGCCGCCTGCAGCGGGCGCTGGAGAAGTGGCAGCCGCGCTTCCTGGACTGGTGGAGCGACATGGGCCCGGAGGGCTTCCAGGCCCACGACGTCTACCTGCGCACCGCCATCGACGTCGGCGCGGAGGGGTGGGCCCACTTCGACCACGTGAAGATGCCCGACTACCGCTGGGGCATCTTCCTCTCCGACCCCGAGAAGGACCGCACCATCCCGGTGGGCGACGACTTCGGCAAGCCGGTCTGGCAGGAGGTGCCGGGCGAGCACCGCAACGCCCTGCGGCGCCTGATCGTCACCCAGGGAGACACCGAGCCGGCCAGCGTCGAGCAGCAGCGCCTCCTCGGCCAGCGCTGCCCCTCCCTCTACGACCTGCGCAACCTCTTCCAGGTGAACGTCGAGGAGGGTCGCCACCTCTGGGCGATGGTCTACCTCCTCCACACCTACTTCGGCCGCGACGGCCGGGAGGAGGCCGAGGCGCTCCTCGACCGCCGCAGCGGCGACGCCGATCGGCCGCGGATCCTCGGCGCCTTCAACGAGCCCATCACCGACTGGCTCGACTTCTTCATGTTCACGATGTTCACCGACCGGGACGGCAAGTATCAGCTGCTCTGCCTGGCCGAGAGCGCCTTCGACCCGCTCTCCCGCACCTGCCGCTTCATGCTCACCGAGGAGGCCCACCACATGTTCGTGGGTGACACCGGCATCGGCCGGGTCGTCCGGCGGGCCATCGAGATCATGAAGGAGCACAAGACCGAGGACGTACGGGCCCACGGCGGCATCGACCTGCCGACGATCCAGAAGCACCTCAACTTCTGGTTCACCCGCTCGGTCGACCTCTTCGGGGGCGAGGTCAGCACCAACGCCGCCAACTACTTCGCGGCGGGGCTCAAGGGCCGCGCCCACGAGAAGAACTACGACGACCACGTGGCCCTCGCGGGCTTCCGCGCGATGGACGTGCTCCAGGGCGGCGAGCTGGTCTCCGAGGAGACCGCCCTGCGCCTCTGCATGAACGAGTACGTCCGCGACGGCTACATCGAGGACTGCCAGAAGGGCGTCGATCGCTGGAACAAGATCCTGGAGAAGGAGGGCATGGACTTCCGCTTCGCCCTCCCGGACCGCCGCTTCAACCGCGAGATCGGCGTCTACGCCGGCTTCCACTTCACCCCCGAGGGCGAGCGGATCGACGCGGAGACCTGGGCGGCGCGGCGCAGCGAGTGGCTGCCCACCGCCGAGGACAAGGCCTACATCTCCGGCCTGCAGGAGAAGGCCGTCCTCGAGCCGGGCAAGATGGCCGCCTGGATCGCGCCGCCCTCCAAGGGCATCAACGGCCAGGCCGAGGACTTCGAGTACGTCCGGGCCTGA
- a CDS encoding BolA/IbaG family iron-sulfur metabolism protein, with protein MTPDEIRESIEQALSGAQVEVRDLTGTGDHYHAVVGYAGFAEKGLIQQHQMVYGALGGKVGGEIHALMLKTCLPEEFEAAVAAEAE; from the coding sequence ATGACCCCCGACGAGATCCGCGAGTCCATCGAGCAGGCCCTCTCCGGCGCGCAGGTAGAGGTCCGTGACCTCACCGGCACCGGCGACCACTACCACGCGGTGGTGGGCTACGCCGGCTTCGCCGAGAAGGGGCTGATCCAGCAGCACCAGATGGTCTACGGCGCCCTCGGCGGCAAGGTCGGGGGAGAGATCCACGCCCTGATGCTCAAGACCTGCCTGCCCGAGGAGTTCGAGGCGGCGGTCGCGGCCGAGGCCGAGTAA
- the grxD gene encoding Grx4 family monothiol glutaredoxin: MSDIKTRIQETIASGPVVIFMKGSPMLPQCGFSATAVEVLKRAGAPNPVAVDVLQDPEVRQGIKDFSGWPTIPQVYVGGEFLGGSDIVRELYEKGELQEKIAAANSPAA; this comes from the coding sequence ATGTCCGACATCAAGACCCGTATCCAGGAGACCATCGCGAGCGGACCCGTCGTGATCTTCATGAAGGGCTCCCCGATGCTGCCCCAGTGCGGCTTCTCGGCCACCGCGGTCGAGGTCCTCAAGCGCGCCGGCGCCCCCAACCCGGTGGCCGTCGACGTCCTGCAGGACCCCGAGGTGCGCCAGGGCATCAAGGACTTCAGCGGCTGGCCCACCATCCCCCAGGTCTACGTGGGGGGTGAGTTCCTCGGCGGCTCGGACATCGTCCGCGAGCTCTACGAGAAGGGCGAGCTGCAGGAGAAGATCGCCGCGGCCAACTCGCCGGCGGCCTGA
- a CDS encoding SDR family NAD(P)-dependent oxidoreductase, which translates to MSEHFDWRGRTALVTGASAGIGAAVVRRLVAEGLNVVAVARREERLVALREELGEALLPVRADLRVEAEILGAFERAREVFGGVDLLVNNAGLGHHAPLSSGETEAWRDMLELNVLALCVCTRECIADLRRRGLDDGFIVHVSSMSGHRVAQGSGVYSATKHAVFALTEGLRQELREAGSKIRVGAVSPGFVETEFAALYHRSEEAARKTYDRYPCLTPDDVAEAIWWQVTRPAHWSVHDILMRPTEQVS; encoded by the coding sequence ATGAGCGAGCACTTCGACTGGCGGGGCCGCACGGCCCTGGTGACCGGGGCCTCGGCGGGCATCGGCGCGGCGGTCGTCCGCCGGCTGGTGGCCGAGGGCCTGAACGTGGTGGCCGTCGCCCGGCGCGAGGAGCGCCTGGTCGCGCTCCGCGAGGAGCTGGGCGAGGCCCTGCTCCCGGTGCGGGCCGATCTGCGGGTCGAGGCCGAGATCCTCGGCGCCTTCGAGCGGGCCCGGGAGGTCTTCGGCGGCGTCGATCTGCTCGTGAACAACGCGGGGCTGGGGCACCACGCCCCGCTCTCCTCCGGCGAGACCGAGGCCTGGCGCGACATGCTCGAGCTGAACGTGCTGGCCCTCTGCGTCTGCACCCGCGAGTGCATCGCGGACCTGCGCCGCCGGGGGCTCGACGACGGCTTCATCGTCCATGTCTCCTCCATGTCCGGCCACCGGGTCGCCCAGGGCTCCGGGGTCTACTCGGCGACCAAGCACGCCGTCTTCGCCCTGACCGAGGGGCTGCGCCAGGAGCTGCGCGAGGCCGGCAGCAAGATCCGCGTCGGCGCCGTCAGCCCCGGCTTCGTCGAGACCGAGTTCGCCGCCCTCTACCACCGCTCGGAAGAGGCCGCCCGCAAGACCTACGACCGCTACCCCTGCCTCACCCCCGACGACGTCGCCGAGGCCATCTGGTGGCAGGTCACGCGGCCCGCGCACTGGAGCGTCCACGACATCCTGATGCGCCCCACCGAGCAGGTGTCGTGA
- a CDS encoding inorganic diphosphatase encodes MHAWHDIVVEKSRVPERFPVVVEVPRGSRVKYELDKETGFLRVDRVLYSAVFYPANYGFIPRSWCEDGDPLDVLVLMQEPIQPLSIIDAKAIGMMEMRDDQGLDTKIIAVAVDDPAVNHYGHCDQLPGHTLKEIKRFFQDYKILENKEVVVDDFRGPVEAVDEVRRCLDLYAGKYPAGA; translated from the coding sequence ATGCACGCCTGGCACGACATCGTGGTCGAGAAGTCCCGCGTCCCCGAGCGCTTTCCCGTGGTCGTCGAGGTCCCCCGGGGCTCCCGGGTGAAGTACGAGCTCGACAAGGAGACCGGCTTCCTCCGGGTCGATCGGGTCCTCTACAGCGCCGTCTTCTACCCGGCGAACTACGGCTTCATCCCCCGCTCCTGGTGCGAGGACGGCGACCCCCTGGACGTGCTGGTGCTGATGCAGGAGCCCATCCAGCCCCTCTCGATCATCGACGCCAAGGCCATCGGCATGATGGAGATGCGCGACGACCAGGGCCTCGACACCAAGATCATCGCCGTGGCCGTGGACGATCCGGCGGTGAACCACTACGGCCACTGCGATCAGCTCCCGGGGCACACCCTCAAGGAGATCAAGCGCTTCTTCCAGGACTACAAGATCCTGGAGAACAAGGAGGTCGTCGTCGACGACTTCCGCGGCCCGGTCGAGGCCGTCGACGAGGTCCGCCGCTGCCTCGACCTCTACGCCGGGAAGTACCCCGCCGGCGCCTAG